acttaaacccaaattgctcctgctgtttcgtcagcggcgtatgattgcgtataaatgggattagttacttttttttttttttaagatttatggAGATGATGAgatttaatggagagataggacaggggatagagtcagaaatcagggagagagcggGTGTAACGATCCTGTGccgcccgcttcgaggactatggcctccataTGGCCACgcactattttttttcttaactccATTCTCTTTATTTGagtggggcgcacgcactatccactgccccaccagtgccctggattagttacttctgatggtctcacttcatagcaacctctgccatcagtgtgtgaatgggtgtgaatgggtaggtgtgacattcggtgtaaaagcactattagtagtcagaagactagaaaagcgctatataagctcaagtccatttaccttttagtaaacaattaaaaacagccTTCTGAACCTTCCTGAGTAATgtttgtcctttaaaaaaagggtttacTCCGTATTTCACCTTTCACAACAGCTTATTTCTTCccccagtttgttcttctcttgGATTTGGTGattgttaaattgtttttttcttaactcCATTCTCTTTATTTGAGTGATCCTTCAATTAATTGTGCCTCCCTCTCACTTATAATATTGTCCGTCTTTGTCTCTTTCCATCTTTAAGGGGCTGGTGTTTTCTTCTTGTCCTGTTCTGAAGGAGAACATATCAATTTCCTATTTGACTGCATTGTCAGGGGCATAACACCCAGCAGGGCCCCTCATGGCCTTCGACCTGCCCTGCCAGGTGATGACACGCTCACGTACACACACTCTGTGACACAAACAGACGCATGCATGCATTTAACCATTTTAAAATTGTACATACGCAATGCGCCTGGAACATAATCTGTGCTTTGGGGGGAATTTTGtattaaagttattttgataAACATATAATCAAAAGAGACCCAGTGCATTGaacttaaataaacaacattgtTTTGTGACCTTTACTTCAGTTATAAaggtttacagcctgtttaaagTGCATGCTTAGCATATGTGTCAGGCGCCATGTTAACAGAAACTCCACATACCTCAAGTCAAAGGTCCCCCTGTAGATTAGAGGTCATGACttgtgtgtgactttttttctgttggagCTTCCTGCTAATTTCACAGGCATTTCTGAGGCAGCAAATATCGAGACAGAGGGGTTTAACGACAGCTGCAATCAGAATAGTTGTACAGGACAAATATTGAGGATCTAACAGTACTGTAACTCTGAATAGATAGAGACATACCATCAGTCTGTTAAGTGTACAGACATAATCACAGGATCCAGGTTTATTCAGactgataaaaacatttagaattAAGCTCCAGCCTACCTacaattttgtttttcaaatgtcagcCAACCTGTGTCAGTCTGCTATGAGGCACCCTGTAACCCTAAGACATTAAGTGCAGTGAGAGGCAGCTATATTTAGCATAGAAAAGCAATGTTAGCATATGTTAGCTGACACCTCACCTCACATAGCGTAGTGAAGTAACTTGGCATCTGTATGCTAGCATTAGCTGCTGCAGTCCAGAGGCAGAGATCTTGGGTTAGATTGTTGACACTGACAcctatacacacaaacaccctgaCCCACTGCACCATGCATTTGGCAAACACATATAAGTATATATAGCAGGCTTTAGGTGTATAATTGGCAGGGGTTTACACTATACTGATGTTCCAACATAGAGTGTAGGCGCCTATATTCTCCTGTAGGAGATGTTTAATTAACAAGTTGgaaacacactcccacacagGGCATCTAATAAGGAAGCTTATGCATACAGTAGCACTCAACCAACTTCAGCTTACATATATCCAACTGGACATGTAGTTTCAAATATATTTCAGCCTAGTTAGGTGACATAAGTCAATAGATGTTTTTCAgatggacatgtttttttaatcaaatgccttaaaaaagataaaatatgaatcaccttgaaatatttttattcaAGTTTGTATCTTTATACATACCATCGAAATAGTTCATGTCAACCAGATTCTATTTTGGCAAACGTGAAACTGCTGAATGATACTAAGAATATGCTTTTATTACGTCTGTGTAAAAAGCTAGAAATTACACACAGCTCTCTTGTTTATgtgctgttttgtgtgtgtgtgtgtgtgtgtgtgtgtgtgtgtgtgtgtgtgcgtgtgtgtgtgtgtgtgtgtgtgtgtgtgtgtgtgtgtgtgtgtgtgtgtgtgtgtgtaaatgtgtgtatgaCCAGCAGATCCCAATGCTGACCCAGATTCAGCTGAGAAACGGATCAGTCAGGAGGCATCAGAGCTGGAAAAAAGACTCAGCATGTTGTCTATCTGCAGCCTGGCAAGCAGCACAGGTATGTTATTCTATTTAACTTTACATAAGGCTAGATGTCCAATATGTCAAGTCATGAGCTCTTTGTAGTGTATTGCATGCATCATCATAACCTTGTACAGTAAGGCTGATTGACCTTCTGTCAACACAAAGGCTTAATCAGTGGTCCACATTTATGAGACTTTTCTAAAACATTATTTGTCATAGTTATATGTTTGTAATATTCAGAAATGTGGAATGCAGTTGTTAGAGATCATATTGTTAAtttttgattacatttaaaactcagagaaagttgaaaaaaaaaaaaacctttatgatTTCTGTTCAACTTCAcctgaaaaaatgtgttaaaatctCTTTATAATATACAATATCTCTCACTCCTTTAGCATCCACCTACAGCTTCAGCACATCTGTTGCGGGGGATGACCAAAGTAgcatctccagctcctcctctagCCAATCGGATGCAAGCTATGGAAGCAGACTTCCATATTGGGCGGAGCCATTAGCTAGACCTCATCCCTCAAATGAGACAGCATCAAGCTCCTCAACCCTGAAAGCTTTGAACAGTTCAGATGACCGGCTTTATGCTGCCGTGATGGGAAGCTCCAGCACTCATCTATCCTCCACCACGCTCCCTCCCCGTGCTCTCCATGATAGTGGACGACAGAGCTCCTTAGACAGTGGGATTGGGATAGCGACAGCCAGTCAGTCGTCTTATTCAGGGAGCTTATCCTCTTTTACAGGGAGTCTGGACACAGCTTgccagggaggaggagaggcgtTTGGTTCCTTGACCAGCCTtacagcttctcctcctcctcttctaccacTGTCTACACCTTCATGTGTTCCtccatcatctcctcctcctccttctcagtCCACACTTACCTCAGAGCAAAGTTCAGCTACCTCCCTCTTCCCATGTGCATCCAGATCTAGCTCTTGTGCATCCTCGAGGCACAGTGTGGAATATCAAATCCCCAGCCTGCTCAGTCGTTGGTATGACACTCCCAGGAATTTACTCCAAGCACTCTCCCAAAGGGAAACCTCCTCCCTAGAGGGCCCACCTGAGCTGGGATGGGACAGCGTGAGCAGTAGTGATGGAGGGGCTAGACAGGGACAAAGGATTACCAAAAGTCCCACAGGACTCATGGCTCAGTGTCAGGCCACAATGCAGCACTCACACTCTTCGGGCAGTGAGAGGATGTTCTGTGTAGACAGTGAGGAGAGTTCCACACCTAGATCACAGCATGTTCCTGGAGGCCTGGATTGTGGAGAAAAACAGGTACTGGCAGTTTCACACTCTTGAAAATCATCAATAAATCTGTGAATTAAATAAGCATCTTGGTCAGGGCCTAAAAAATGGAAAGTACAAATCACTTAAAAACTGATACGTATACAAATACCAATATTATTCTTTAAGATCTGATCAGGTTGCACCATGAAGCATAAAAGCCTACACCTAGACTTAACCTAAAAGAGCCCAACATGTGTAATACCCAAGTTCAAAAAGTACTAGCTGTGGCCTTACATACAAGGATGCAGGAAAAAATGCTGTGTATCTCACTCCATCATAGCACTGCAAATTTAAGGGTTTGGAATTGACTGTAAGATTGATTTAGCTGgagaatcatatttaaagtcataagatgttattttcaaaaatgtttacattcattATATTAAGTCTTGCTGAGGGTCTCCTTTTCTAAAGCAGTTGCGCTCTGCTCTGCATTTACATAgactctttattgtcattgtataaaataatacaatgaaactttgttagcagcaatcctgtacagcagcgtttacaacaTCAGGTTCACATATAAAAATAGATTTGTGTTTATGTACATTTTCAGTGAATGAGTATGTAAATGAGTAAGCAGTTGTGGTGGCTGAATGAATAtgtacagttattattgtgcattGACTGGGTAAGTATCTTGTGTACTTTTAAGCAACAATTATTGTGCATTCTCATTCTTACAGTTACCTGAATTTATTTGGCCTAATGACTCTTTTGCTGCCTTTGTAATTGTGACTAACAAAAGTCAATGGTGTAAAGGCTcataaaaaaaccaaacagaaaacGCATGAGTGGAGAATCACGAAGTATAAAAATGTCTTATTGGGACTATTCTGGGACTTACTACTGGGGGTCATGAGCATCAAAAATCATTACCACAAGTAATTAATGAGCTAAacgtttttaaatgtgttttagaaTGTTTTAAGAACATAAACATGCTCAGTCTGTAATACAGTGACAGATGGAGCTTGTTGGTGGATATCATGCCTTGACAGACTCTTCCAAATGGCTAGTTTAGTCTCCAAGTGCCTTTGCAAAACATTTGTCTGAAATCCTCTGGGTTTGGGACCATGGTGACAAGATCCCAACACCAGAGTAACTGAGTTTGAATCAAAGCCAGGTCTTTATTATGAGGTGACATAGCCACCCACTGAGGCACAGATATGCTAAACACAGAAAACCAATAACTGCAGGGAAAACAAGGGTTGGTTTCCATCAAAAACCagagcttctgtttttttcagagcCTGGGAAAATCACAAGATGAGACGTATCTATATTGTCTAAAAAAATGTTCCCTCTTGAAGTGGGAAAATAATCaggaaaggagagggagaagcatGCCTTGTGATTTTTGACAGTttgtgtaggagtgtgtgttcCTTTTACATCATGTGTATgctgaggaaggagagagagcaaaATGGAGGGGAGTACGTTTATAAGCAGGGATAAAATCCTCTGAAATACTGGGAGAGTAGAAtcatgtgttacacttaaaactttaatttattaatgattcatcatatatttatatagtgCCACAACAACACCCATCCTTTAGATTAGATAAGTTAGAAGATAATGCCTGATTACATAAACTTTATTAATATACATTGTATGAAAAATACTCTTTCTGAAACAAATACTGAGTTAATATATGTGATGGAACTGAGAAAATACTGTGTTAATAATGTAATACTGAAATGTCTCATGTTTGAGGTTGCTAACCTTTTATCTCTTGTGTATGTCAACTCTGTCATCACTTAAATTACTTGTTTCTTTACCGTCTTTGCCTTCACACGGCTGCAGATTGTCACGATTTCCATTTCTCATCTCTCacctgatgttgtttttctgtcagtcaGTGGTTATAATGAACATTCCAGCTACAATCTAATAACTCTGCTTCCTCATTAAGGATCCTTCTCTCTCCATTCAGTGCAGTCATGGTTTAGATAACTACGTTACACCAGAGCAGTGGCGATCAGCAAGAGCCAGTTGTGTGACTCAGGTGAGATATACAAGCCTGTTTTATTTCTTGGTTCCATGTAGCCATTAAATAAGGTTTTGAATGGAGCCAGGAAAGTGACTCCAAATTTTGGCAATGGCAAaatttgtcatttaaataataaatatatatatatatatatatatatatcatataataatacaaataattaaCTACTTAAGTTATATGCATACTCCTAAAATGGGATTTGCTATTGGTTTGCCTTTAAGAGGTTCTGTCTCAGCACCCAAGAAGAAGTTTATAAAGCCCGGTCGGGGTTGAACTCTTCTCCCCTTTTCAACTCAGCGACCTTGAGAAATGGATTATCCTGTGAGCTAATGTTGTAGTGTAGCTTCTTTTCGTTAGCCTTTGCCAACATGTCTGCTGATACTGTATGTCCTGAATTTGTTGTGCTTCACAAATGTTGTCTTGCACAAGTTGTGCTTTACCTGCCTGGGACTCCTGCTTTACCTAAACAGCAAATAAAGGAACACACTCGACAGTAAACACGATTCCAGGTTCACGACCGCAACAAGactaaaaagagacagacaagtCAGCACTCAAATCTCCTTTTAGTTTCCTTTATCCAGGTAAGAATatagcaacacaacaacagacgtGTTTCAGCACTAAGGCTTTTTAGTCCTGCTTTACCTGCCTGGGTT
This window of the Labrus mixtus chromosome 2, fLabMix1.1, whole genome shotgun sequence genome carries:
- the LOC132984931 gene encoding protein Dok-7-like isoform X1, with amino-acid sequence MTDSVVAEGQVKFREGKKWKTRWVVLRKPSPVADCLYLLVYKEKKKGREKGSCNKERLNVTLEGICGVEPGTGYDGVSYTLSIICLAHTLVLGFSSRDALLAWDSRVCYSLGEVHRFSVTVEPGTKLESGPASLHLCNNLLVLTRGVPPVIIGHWKLSALRRYGAVPNGFVFEGGTRCGVWAGVFFLSCSEGEHINFLFDCIVRGITPSRAPHGLRPALPADPNADPDSAEKRISQEASELEKRLSMLSICSLASSTASTYSFSTSVAGDDQSSISSSSSSQSDASYGSRLPYWAEPLARPHPSNETASSSSTLKALNSSDDRLYAAVMGSSSTHLSSTTLPPRALHDSGRQSSLDSGIGIATASQSSYSGSLSSFTGSLDTACQGGGEAFGSLTSLTASPPPLLPLSTPSCVPPSSPPPPSQSTLTSEQSSATSLFPCASRSSSCASSRHSVEYQIPSLLSRWYDTPRNLLQALSQRETSSLEGPPELGWDSVSSSDGGARQGQRITKSPTGLMAQCQATMQHSHSSGSERMFCVDSEESSTPRSQHVPGGLDCGEKQDPSLSIQCSHGLDNYVTPEQWRSARASCVTQIANSPSGLSSSADTQDLPVCARWEHKETGEVVDKLAGLKRTEPSRPPSAPPPLPFPLRMLSPTTIIGKSRSTHEAPQPVSLENGLQSNSTVNYVNISITPLSAKPHRESLYTELDLQGTGSVPVLSAVRRKFLQL
- the LOC132984931 gene encoding protein Dok-7-like isoform X2, with product MTDSVVAEGQVKFREGKKWKTRWVVLRKPSPVADCLYLLVYKEKKKGREKGSCNKERLNVTLEGICGVEPGTGYDGVSYTLSIICLAHTLVLGFSSRDALLAWDSRVCYSLGEVHRFSVTVEPGTKLESGPASLHLCNNLLVLTRGVPPVIIGHWKLSALRRYGAVPNGFVFEGGTRCGVWAGVFFLSCSEGEHINFLFDCIVRGITPSRAPHGLRPALPDPNADPDSAEKRISQEASELEKRLSMLSICSLASSTASTYSFSTSVAGDDQSSISSSSSSQSDASYGSRLPYWAEPLARPHPSNETASSSSTLKALNSSDDRLYAAVMGSSSTHLSSTTLPPRALHDSGRQSSLDSGIGIATASQSSYSGSLSSFTGSLDTACQGGGEAFGSLTSLTASPPPLLPLSTPSCVPPSSPPPPSQSTLTSEQSSATSLFPCASRSSSCASSRHSVEYQIPSLLSRWYDTPRNLLQALSQRETSSLEGPPELGWDSVSSSDGGARQGQRITKSPTGLMAQCQATMQHSHSSGSERMFCVDSEESSTPRSQHVPGGLDCGEKQDPSLSIQCSHGLDNYVTPEQWRSARASCVTQIANSPSGLSSSADTQDLPVCARWEHKETGEVVDKLAGLKRTEPSRPPSAPPPLPFPLRMLSPTTIIGKSRSTHEAPQPVSLENGLQSNSTVNYVNISITPLSAKPHRESLYTELDLQGTGSVPVLSAVRRKFLQL
- the LOC132984931 gene encoding protein Dok-7-like isoform X4, which encodes MTDSVVAEGQVKFREGKKWKTRWVVLRKPSPVADCLYLLVYKEKKKGREKGSCNKERLNVTLEGICGVEPGTGYDGVSYTLSIICLAHTLVLGFSSRDALLAWDSRVCYSLGEVHRFSVTVEPGTKLESGPASLHLCNNLLVLTRGVPPVIIGHWKLSALRRYGAVPNGFVFEGGTRCGVWAGVFFLSCSEGEHINFLFDCIVRGITPSRAPHGLRPALPADPNADPDSAEKRISQEASELEKRLSMLSICSLASSTASTYSFSTSVAGDDQSSISSSSSSQSDASYGSRLPYWAEPLARPHPSNETASSSSTLKALNSSDDRLYAAVMGSSSTHLSSTTLPPRALHDSGRQSSLDSGIGIATASQSSYSGSLSSFTGSLDTACQGGGEAFGSLTSLTASPPPLLPLSTPSCVPPSSPPPPSQSTLTSEQSSATSLFPCASRSSSCASSRHSVEYQIPSLLSRWYDTPRNLLQALSQRETSSLEGPPELGWDSVSSSDGGARQGQRITKSPTGLMAQCQATMQHSHSSGSERMFCVDSEESSTPRSQHVPGGLDCGEKQIANSPSGLSSSADTQDLPVCARWEHKETGEVVDKLAGLKRTEPSRPPSAPPPLPFPLRMLSPTTIIGKSRSTHEAPQPVSLENGLQSNSTVNYVNISITPLSAKPHRESLYTELDLQGTGSVPVLSAVRRKFLQL
- the LOC132984931 gene encoding protein Dok-7-like isoform X3, yielding MTDSVVAEGQVKFREGKKWKTRWVVLRKPSPVADCLYLLVYKEKKKGREKGSCNKERLNVTLEGICGVEPGTGYDGVSYTLSIICLAHTLVLGFSSRDALLAWDSRVCYSLGEVHRFSVTVEPGTKLESGPASLHLCNNLLVLTRGVPPVIIGHWKLSALRRYGAVPNGFVFEGGTRCGVWAGVFFLSCSEGEHINFLFDCIVRGITPSRAPHGLRPALPADPNADPDSAEKRISQEASELEKRLSMLSICSLASSTASTYSFSTSVAGDDQSSISSSSSSQSDASYGSRLPYWAEPLARPHPSNETASSSSTLKALNSSDDRLYAAVMGSSSTHLSSTTLPPRALHDSGRQSSLDSGIGIATASQSSYSGSLSSFTGSLDTACQGGGEAFGSLTSLTASPPPLLPLSTPSCVPPSSPPPPSQSTLTSEQSSATSLFPCASRSSSCASSRHSVEYQIPSLLSRWYDTPRNLLQALSQRETSSLEGPPELGWDSVSSSDGGARQGQRITKSPTGLMAQCQATMQHSHSSGSERMFCVDSEESSTPRSQHVPGGLDCGEKQCSHGLDNYVTPEQWRSARASCVTQIANSPSGLSSSADTQDLPVCARWEHKETGEVVDKLAGLKRTEPSRPPSAPPPLPFPLRMLSPTTIIGKSRSTHEAPQPVSLENGLQSNSTVNYVNISITPLSAKPHRESLYTELDLQGTGSVPVLSAVRRKFLQL